Proteins from a single region of Zonotrichia leucophrys gambelii isolate GWCS_2022_RI chromosome 17, RI_Zleu_2.0, whole genome shotgun sequence:
- the NTMT1 gene encoding N-terminal Xaa-Pro-Lys N-methyltransferase 1, which produces MTSEVVENEFEFYSKAEKYWKDVPATVDGMLGGYGHISSIDINSSRKFLQRFLRDGPNRTGTTRALDCGAGIGRITKRLLLPLFKTVDMVDVTEDFLTKAKSYLGEEGRRVRNYFCCGLQDFSPEPNSYDVIWIQWVIGHLTDNHLSDFLKRCRAGLRPNGIVVIKDNMAQEGVIMDDVDSSVCRDLDVVHKIIRRAGLHLLAEERQENFPDEIYHVYTFAMR; this is translated from the exons ATGACCAGCGAGGTGGTGGAGAACGAGTTTGAGTTTTACTCCAAGGCAGAGAAGTACTGGAAGGATGTGCCCGCCACGGTGGATGGCATGCTGGGGGGCTACGGCCACATCTCCAGCATCGACATCAACAGCTCCAGGAAGTTCCTGCAGAGGTTTCTGCGG GATGGCCCCAACCGGACGGGGACAACCCGAGCTCTGGACTGCGGGGCTGGCATCGGCCGGATCACCaagcggctgctgctgcccctcttcAAGACAGTGGACATGGTGGATGTGACAGAGGACTTCCTCACCAAGGCCAAGAGCTACCTGGGCGAGGAGGGCAGGCGGGTGCGCAACTACTTCTGCTGCGGCCTCCAGGACTTCAGCCCTGAGCCCAACTCCTACGATGTCATCTGGATCCAGTGGGTCATCG gACATCTCACGGACAACCACCTCTCCGACTTCCTGAAGCGCTGCCGTGCCGGCCTGCGGCCCAACGGCATCGTGGTCATCAAGGACAACATGGCCCAGGAGGGTGTGATCATGGACGATGTGGACAGCAGCGTCTGCAGGGACCTGGACGTGGTCCATAAGATCATCcgcagagctgggctgcaccTCCTGGCTGAGGAGCGCCAGGAGAACTTTCCTGATGAGATCTACCACGTGTACACCTTTGCCATGAGATGA